The Micromonospora krabiensis genome window below encodes:
- a CDS encoding TIGR04222 domain-containing membrane protein: MTVLAAPGDTWGISGPTFLRIYLAVVAVAVAVAVVHRVRLFAGPPDATRAPLGPQEVAYLNGGEPLAVHAALGGLRGSRTIGVGPDRRLTVSGELPAGLTPLDQAIHYAARQRARVRDLQRDEVVSRALAQLADGLERRGLLVSADRRAPARRATLALFALLALGVVRLLVGLYNGRPVGYLFLTLVALFVILLVLRRVPRVTRAGRRALRELRRQHVHLSPTSAPAYATYGAAGAAMGVALFGTASLWALDPAFAEQAEIQRQALSGGGWSSGSSGGGSSSCGGGSSCGGGGGCGGGGCGG, from the coding sequence ATGACCGTCCTCGCCGCCCCCGGTGACACCTGGGGCATCTCCGGTCCCACTTTCCTGCGGATCTACCTGGCCGTGGTCGCCGTGGCGGTGGCCGTTGCCGTGGTCCACCGTGTCCGTCTCTTCGCCGGGCCGCCGGACGCCACCCGTGCACCGCTCGGCCCGCAGGAGGTCGCGTACCTCAACGGCGGCGAGCCGCTCGCGGTGCACGCCGCCCTCGGCGGGCTGCGCGGCAGCCGGACGATCGGGGTCGGGCCGGACCGCCGGTTGACGGTGTCCGGAGAACTCCCCGCCGGGTTGACCCCGCTGGACCAGGCGATCCACTACGCCGCCAGGCAGCGGGCACGGGTCCGGGACCTGCAGCGGGACGAGGTGGTGTCCCGGGCGCTGGCCCAACTCGCCGACGGTCTCGAGCGGCGCGGTCTGCTCGTCTCCGCGGACCGGCGGGCCCCCGCGCGGCGCGCCACGCTGGCCCTGTTCGCGCTGCTCGCCCTCGGTGTGGTCCGGCTCCTCGTCGGGCTCTACAACGGTCGGCCGGTCGGCTATCTGTTCCTCACGCTGGTGGCGCTGTTCGTGATCCTGCTGGTCCTCCGTCGGGTGCCCCGCGTGACGCGGGCCGGCCGGCGGGCGTTGCGGGAGCTGCGCCGACAGCACGTCCACCTGTCGCCCACGTCCGCACCGGCGTACGCCACCTACGGCGCGGCGGGCGCCGCCATGGGGGTGGCGCTCTTCGGCACCGCGTCGCTCTGGGCGCTCGACCCGGCCTTCGCCGAGCAGGCCGAGATCCAGCGCCAGGCGCTCTCCGGTGGGGGCTGGTCGTCCGGCAGCTCCGGCGGTGGAAGCAGCTCCTGCGGTGGAGGCAGTTCGTGCGGCGGTGGCGGCGGCTGTGGCGGCGGGGGGTGCGGCGGATGA
- a CDS encoding terpene synthase family protein, with amino-acid sequence MTAGQRSGSDLVEEQLLAAAEQGRICALAAKGQRDLQQCASAYPDLFPPRPFDPALFGNVAMAIAFGAPWCDEAQLRVTNRAVLWGFAVDWQVDYVAKSAEEIERLTTRCLAVADGDAPEPDDHLGRFLAELRDELATAPAFATHRSVWRDELAKVLDAMAREWDWKQAGDGGTLPDLDTYLDNADNLACTVVNVVHWIHAGDPATLDHLDELIEASGVVQRILRLVNDLGTYERDLRWGDLNALLLVPDRDDVTRRIAELIGQARELLAPLHATSPVQADYLARQIGFSSGFYRSTDFWGAL; translated from the coding sequence ATGACGGCCGGCCAGCGCTCCGGGTCGGACCTGGTCGAAGAACAACTGCTGGCCGCCGCGGAACAGGGCCGCATCTGCGCCCTGGCCGCCAAGGGCCAGCGAGACCTGCAACAGTGCGCCTCGGCGTACCCCGACCTCTTTCCGCCCCGCCCGTTCGACCCGGCGCTGTTCGGCAACGTCGCCATGGCCATCGCCTTCGGCGCGCCGTGGTGCGACGAGGCCCAGCTGCGCGTCACCAACCGGGCGGTGCTGTGGGGCTTCGCGGTCGACTGGCAGGTCGACTACGTGGCCAAGTCCGCCGAGGAGATCGAGCGGCTCACCACCCGCTGCCTCGCGGTCGCGGACGGCGACGCACCCGAGCCGGACGACCACCTCGGCCGCTTCCTGGCCGAGCTGCGCGACGAGCTGGCCACCGCGCCCGCCTTCGCCACGCACCGGTCGGTCTGGCGGGACGAGCTGGCCAAGGTCCTCGACGCCATGGCGCGGGAGTGGGACTGGAAGCAGGCCGGCGACGGTGGGACGTTGCCCGACCTCGACACGTACCTCGACAACGCGGACAACCTCGCGTGCACGGTCGTCAACGTCGTGCACTGGATCCACGCCGGGGACCCGGCGACCCTCGACCACCTCGACGAGCTGATCGAGGCGAGCGGTGTGGTGCAGCGGATCCTGCGGCTGGTCAACGACCTCGGCACGTACGAGCGGGACCTGCGCTGGGGCGACCTGAACGCGCTGCTTCTCGTACCGGACCGGGACGACGTGACCCGGCGGATCGCGGAGCTGATCGGCCAGGCGCGGGAGCTGCTGGCGCCGCTGCACGCGACGTCACCGGTGCAGGCGGACTACCTGGCCCGCCAGATCGGCTTCAGCAGCGGCTTCTACCGGTCGACCGACTTCTGGGGAGCATTGTGA
- a CDS encoding DUF2630 family protein produces the protein MDDKTILNRISELVDEEHRLRAAAQATEQGTDDEAKDRLRELEESLDQCWDLLRRRRAARSTHGDPDAQGVRPKPEVERYLQ, from the coding sequence ATGGACGACAAGACCATCCTGAACCGGATCTCCGAGCTGGTCGACGAGGAGCACCGCCTCCGCGCGGCCGCGCAAGCCACCGAGCAGGGCACCGACGACGAGGCCAAGGACCGGCTGCGCGAGCTGGAGGAGTCCCTGGACCAGTGTTGGGACCTCCTGCGCCGCCGTCGGGCCGCCCGCTCCACGCACGGCGACCCCGACGCCCAGGGCGTACGCCCCAAGCCCGAGGTCGAGCGCTACCTCCAGTGA
- a CDS encoding prenyltransferase/squalene oxidase repeat-containing protein yields the protein MTAPIPGGWGRPDVAGAARELFAAMALEPSGRVTPSVYETGRVVSDAPWLAGHRRRLSYLVDEQRPDGGWGAPGGYAVVPTLSAVEALLASVRDQGATRHEPGGPSRVELLTAAVRGLTALRGWLADGPPELPDTPAADLIVPALTDRINAHLDLLDGEPGRGPLAGELPSAVDRRRFVALDALLAGGRPVPQKLLHAFEVLGPAARGRVDVTPVAGAVGASPAATAAWVAGPADADPAVLSYLETAVAQHDGPVPCCTPITAFERGWTVSTLARAGVAVRPAPRLITELAEAVGPEGAATGPGLPADADTTSVALYALALLGRPVDPDSLGRYDVGSHFCTWQGEDGRSVTTNAHVLEALGWHAHHTPGGAARHGDRVAALAEWLRTRQETDGCWTDRWHASPYYATSCAVLALDAHAPAGTATSAVERAVDWVVATQRPDGSWGRWAGTVEETAYALHVLLGTAGTPRRGVREAVARGLAYLAAADDRAAHPPLWHDKDLYAPLLIVRAAVIAVWQLAITRSDLATGVDRNASAAASDGPMIRSA from the coding sequence GTGACCGCACCGATCCCGGGCGGTTGGGGACGGCCGGACGTGGCGGGCGCCGCGCGCGAGCTGTTCGCCGCCATGGCACTGGAGCCGTCCGGTCGGGTCACCCCCTCGGTGTACGAGACCGGCCGGGTCGTCAGCGACGCGCCGTGGCTCGCCGGGCACCGGCGGCGGCTGTCGTACCTGGTCGACGAGCAGCGGCCGGACGGCGGTTGGGGAGCGCCCGGCGGGTACGCCGTGGTGCCCACCCTCAGCGCCGTGGAGGCCCTGCTCGCCAGCGTGCGGGACCAGGGCGCCACGCGGCACGAGCCGGGGGGACCGTCGCGTGTGGAGCTGCTGACGGCGGCCGTACGTGGACTGACCGCCCTGCGGGGCTGGCTCGCCGACGGGCCGCCCGAGCTTCCGGACACCCCGGCCGCCGACCTGATCGTGCCGGCGTTGACCGACCGCATCAACGCCCACCTCGATCTCCTCGACGGTGAGCCGGGCCGCGGCCCGCTCGCCGGTGAGCTGCCCAGCGCGGTGGACCGGCGCCGGTTCGTCGCCCTGGACGCCCTGCTGGCCGGTGGCCGACCGGTCCCGCAGAAGCTGCTGCACGCCTTCGAGGTGCTGGGCCCGGCCGCGCGGGGTCGGGTCGACGTGACGCCGGTGGCCGGCGCGGTCGGCGCCTCGCCCGCGGCGACCGCCGCCTGGGTCGCGGGCCCGGCCGACGCGGATCCGGCCGTGCTGTCCTATCTGGAGACGGCGGTCGCGCAGCACGACGGGCCGGTGCCCTGCTGCACACCGATCACGGCCTTCGAGCGGGGCTGGACAGTGAGCACCCTGGCCCGGGCCGGCGTGGCGGTACGCCCCGCGCCCCGCCTGATCACCGAGCTCGCCGAGGCGGTCGGGCCGGAGGGCGCCGCGACCGGGCCCGGGCTGCCGGCCGACGCGGACACCACCTCCGTCGCCCTGTACGCGCTGGCCCTGCTCGGTCGACCGGTCGACCCGGATAGCCTCGGCCGCTACGACGTCGGCAGCCACTTCTGCACCTGGCAGGGGGAGGACGGGCGATCGGTCACCACCAACGCCCACGTGCTGGAGGCGCTCGGCTGGCACGCCCACCACACCCCCGGCGGCGCGGCCCGGCACGGCGACCGGGTCGCCGCGCTCGCCGAGTGGTTGCGCACGCGGCAGGAGACCGACGGCTGCTGGACCGACCGGTGGCACGCCTCGCCCTACTACGCCACCTCCTGTGCGGTGTTGGCGCTGGACGCCCACGCCCCGGCCGGCACCGCCACCTCCGCTGTGGAACGAGCCGTCGACTGGGTCGTCGCCACCCAGCGGCCGGACGGATCCTGGGGACGGTGGGCGGGCACGGTCGAGGAGACCGCGTACGCCCTGCACGTGCTGCTCGGCACCGCCGGCACGCCGCGACGGGGAGTGCGCGAGGCGGTGGCCCGGGGGTTGGCGTACCTGGCCGCCGCGGACGACCGGGCGGCACACCCACCACTGTGGCACGACAAGGACCTCTACGCGCCGCTGCTGATCGTGCGGGCCGCCGTGATCGCCGTGTGGCAGTTGGCGATCACGAGATCCGACCTGGCCACGGGAGTGGACCGGAACGCGTCCGCGGCGGCTTCCGACGGGCCCATGATCAGGAGCGCTTGA
- a CDS encoding serine protein kinase RIO, with protein sequence MREHDFPARGRRTRGKGRFDDDEPQFLKRGRPSEPVVTDHDDAADPETGERWSSWDDAVQGPEPHPAWLVTELAAKDTELGVLKTGKEADVHLVRRAVPGTDRSCLLAAKRYRDASHRLFHRDAGYLEGRRVRRSRENRAMAGRTAFGRQMIAGQWAAAEFAALARLWEIGTEHGTIAVPYPVQLRGTELMLEFLGDPEEGQAAPRLAQVRPDAAGLRDLWAQLVDALVVLARAGYAHGDLSPYNLLVHRDRLVLIDLPQVVDVVANPQGPEFLARDVRVVSTWFTSRGLPAAVTDPDRLTGELLREAGIR encoded by the coding sequence GTGCGCGAACACGACTTTCCGGCGCGTGGGCGCCGGACCCGCGGCAAGGGCCGCTTCGACGACGACGAACCACAGTTCCTGAAGCGCGGCCGGCCTTCCGAGCCGGTCGTCACCGACCACGACGACGCAGCCGACCCGGAAACGGGGGAGCGGTGGTCGTCCTGGGACGACGCCGTGCAGGGGCCGGAGCCCCACCCGGCCTGGCTGGTCACCGAACTGGCCGCGAAGGACACCGAACTCGGTGTGCTGAAGACCGGCAAGGAGGCGGACGTCCACCTGGTCCGCCGGGCGGTGCCGGGCACCGACCGCTCCTGCCTGCTGGCGGCCAAGCGCTACCGGGACGCGAGTCACCGGCTGTTCCACCGCGACGCCGGCTACCTGGAGGGGCGGCGGGTCCGCCGGTCCCGGGAGAACCGGGCGATGGCCGGCCGGACGGCGTTCGGCCGGCAGATGATCGCCGGGCAGTGGGCGGCGGCGGAGTTCGCCGCCCTGGCGCGGCTCTGGGAGATCGGCACCGAGCACGGCACCATCGCGGTGCCCTATCCGGTGCAGCTTCGAGGCACCGAGCTGATGCTGGAGTTCCTGGGCGATCCCGAGGAGGGGCAGGCGGCGCCCCGGCTGGCGCAGGTCCGGCCCGACGCGGCCGGCCTGCGTGACCTCTGGGCGCAGTTGGTCGACGCGCTGGTCGTACTGGCCCGCGCCGGGTACGCGCACGGTGACCTGTCGCCGTACAACCTGCTGGTGCACCGGGACCGGTTGGTCCTGATCGACCTGCCGCAGGTGGTCGACGTGGTGGCCAACCCGCAGGGGCCGGAGTTCCTGGCCCGGGACGTCCGGGTCGTCAGCACCTGGTTCACCTCCCGCGGGTTGCCCGCGGCCGTGACCGACCCCGACCGGCTGACCGGGGAACTGCTGCGCGAGGCGGGCATCCGCTGA
- a CDS encoding carbon-nitrogen hydrolase family protein, with product MTPPATIPQAPLTVAAVQAEPVPGDVAGNAVIAARLVDRAADEHARVAVLPELFLPAYHPPTLAADPVGTDVAAAEDRTVVDPRLAPLTAAAVAGGLTVVVGAAVRHPDGRRTISSLVVDRAGVIHVGYDKQQLWGDERELFSPGTRGATLLVDDWRLGLGICYDGCFPEHARAAATDDAHGYLCPSGYLAGSEHRRDLYYRARALDNTLYVVFANSVGGVDPWRFNGGAAVHDPQGRTLARGADDGEDVLVVTLDPAELAATRAAHSMLADRLPDQGATRLALVG from the coding sequence GTGACGCCCCCCGCGACCATCCCCCAGGCTCCGCTCACCGTCGCCGCCGTCCAGGCCGAGCCCGTCCCCGGTGATGTCGCCGGCAACGCGGTCATCGCCGCCCGCCTCGTCGACCGGGCCGCGGACGAGCACGCCCGCGTCGCCGTGCTGCCGGAGCTGTTCCTGCCCGCGTACCACCCGCCGACGCTCGCGGCCGACCCGGTCGGCACCGACGTGGCGGCCGCCGAGGACCGGACCGTCGTCGACCCCCGCCTGGCGCCGCTGACCGCCGCCGCGGTGGCCGGCGGCCTCACCGTGGTGGTGGGCGCGGCGGTGCGGCACCCGGACGGGCGGCGGACCATCTCGTCGCTGGTGGTGGACCGCGCCGGTGTGATCCACGTCGGCTACGACAAGCAGCAGCTCTGGGGCGACGAGCGGGAGCTGTTCAGCCCCGGTACGCGCGGCGCGACCCTGCTGGTCGACGACTGGCGGCTGGGGCTGGGCATCTGCTACGACGGCTGCTTCCCGGAGCACGCGAGGGCGGCCGCGACCGACGACGCGCACGGCTACCTCTGCCCGAGCGGATACCTCGCCGGCTCGGAGCACCGTCGGGACCTCTACTACCGGGCGCGGGCCCTCGACAACACCCTCTACGTGGTCTTCGCCAACTCGGTCGGGGGCGTCGACCCGTGGCGCTTCAACGGCGGCGCGGCAGTGCACGACCCGCAGGGGCGTACGCTCGCGCGCGGCGCGGACGACGGCGAGGACGTGCTCGTCGTGACGCTGGACCCGGCGGAGCTGGCGGCCACCCGTGCCGCGCACTCGATGCTCGCCGACCGGCTTCCGGACCAGGGTGCGACCCGACTCGCACTGGTTGGATGA
- a CDS encoding type VII secretion system-associated protein codes for MGVTDGTSHWMLLLDSDWSPPEGDGQGGAVPPAESIVGGWLVHDDGTVGVFEPNPLYVPDGEDAPTGPVDAAARLVVAGRADPDLVLLALRDSLTEVAVDEEGRIIVAPAPDGAPCVLVATGTADQARVRASGWRQVTAAELVGLLPEDVDVLLNPGGPASMRLFADALREAVAASG; via the coding sequence GTGGGCGTAACGGACGGCACCAGTCACTGGATGCTGCTGCTGGACAGCGACTGGTCGCCGCCGGAGGGCGACGGCCAGGGCGGGGCGGTGCCGCCGGCCGAGTCGATCGTGGGTGGCTGGCTGGTCCACGACGACGGGACGGTCGGGGTGTTCGAGCCGAACCCGTTGTACGTGCCCGACGGGGAGGACGCGCCGACCGGACCGGTCGACGCGGCGGCGCGGCTGGTCGTGGCGGGGCGTGCCGATCCGGACCTGGTGCTGCTCGCGCTGCGGGACAGTCTGACCGAGGTCGCGGTCGACGAGGAGGGTCGGATCATCGTGGCGCCCGCGCCGGACGGGGCGCCGTGTGTGCTGGTCGCCACGGGGACGGCGGACCAGGCGCGGGTGCGCGCGTCCGGTTGGCGGCAGGTCACCGCTGCCGAGTTGGTGGGGTTGCTTCCCGAGGACGTCGACGTGCTGCTCAATCCGGGCGGTCCCGCGTCGATGCGGCTGTTCGCCGACGCGCTGCGTGAGGCCGTCGCCGCGTCCGGCTGA
- a CDS encoding cytochrome P450 has product MPLRHVVPGLLREPSRALVEFGERSGGEVVKLNLGAFRPYLVTHPEHLQRVLRERSANYVRAGDGLQWRPLKRLFGDGILSDGEYWSNSRNILQPLFTARRIDGLVDRLAEAIEDAVDELEEPARAGRPVDMGTEQARIVCSAIMKVFFADKISVPDAMRIMEAQDAIASSVMPRIAVPWAPLAVPMPGDRTFRNAVQLIDDLLMPIVRRSRETAETDGDDIIATLWRGRTEDGGRLDETQVRNDTVAMVATTTETTISVLTWLWPHIEGDPRIAEQLYAEIDRVVGDAPVRREHLKELRYTRQVLDELLRLYPIGWLFPRRAVEEDVVGGVRIEAGATIVVSPLITHRMSVFWDRPNEFDPDRFAPELARSRHRYAHFPFGGGPHQCLGMHLFYLEATLIVATVLSRFRFRLQKPSVPGIKVAAALRPRERVELTLRPLRSVAA; this is encoded by the coding sequence ATACCCCTGCGCCACGTGGTGCCCGGTCTCCTCCGCGAACCGTCCCGTGCCCTGGTCGAATTCGGCGAGCGCTCCGGTGGCGAGGTGGTGAAACTGAACCTCGGCGCGTTCCGCCCCTACCTGGTGACCCATCCCGAGCACCTCCAGCGGGTCCTGCGCGAGCGGTCCGCCAACTACGTACGGGCCGGCGACGGGCTGCAGTGGCGGCCGCTCAAACGGTTGTTCGGCGACGGGATCCTCAGCGACGGCGAGTACTGGTCGAACAGCCGGAACATCCTTCAACCGCTCTTCACCGCCCGACGCATCGACGGGCTGGTCGACCGGCTGGCCGAGGCCATCGAGGACGCCGTCGACGAGCTGGAGGAGCCGGCCCGGGCCGGCCGACCCGTCGACATGGGCACCGAGCAGGCCAGGATCGTCTGCTCGGCGATCATGAAGGTCTTCTTCGCCGACAAGATCTCGGTGCCGGACGCGATGCGGATCATGGAGGCGCAGGACGCCATCGCCTCGTCGGTGATGCCGCGCATCGCGGTGCCGTGGGCGCCGCTCGCCGTGCCGATGCCCGGCGACCGCACCTTCCGCAACGCGGTCCAGCTCATCGACGACCTGCTGATGCCGATCGTCCGGCGGTCCCGGGAGACCGCCGAGACCGACGGCGACGACATCATCGCGACGCTGTGGCGCGGTCGCACCGAGGACGGTGGCCGGCTGGACGAGACCCAGGTGCGCAACGACACCGTCGCCATGGTCGCGACCACCACCGAGACCACGATCAGCGTGCTGACGTGGCTCTGGCCGCACATCGAAGGTGACCCGCGCATCGCCGAGCAGCTCTACGCGGAGATCGACCGCGTGGTCGGCGACGCCCCGGTGCGCCGGGAGCACCTCAAGGAGCTCCGCTACACCCGCCAGGTCCTCGACGAACTGCTGCGGCTCTACCCGATCGGCTGGCTGTTCCCGCGCCGGGCCGTCGAGGAGGACGTGGTCGGCGGGGTGCGGATCGAGGCCGGCGCCACCATCGTGGTCAGCCCGCTCATCACGCACCGGATGTCGGTCTTCTGGGACCGCCCGAACGAGTTCGACCCGGACCGGTTCGCCCCGGAGCTCGCCCGCAGCCGTCACCGCTACGCGCACTTCCCCTTCGGTGGCGGCCCGCACCAGTGCCTCGGGATGCACCTGTTCTACCTGGAGGCGACCCTGATCGTCGCGACCGTACTCAGCCGGTTCCGGTTCCGCCTCCAGAAGCCGTCGGTCCCCGGCATCAAGGTGGCGGCGGCCCTGCGGCCCCGGGAACGGGTGGAGCTCACGCTCCGGCCGCTGCGGAGCGTCGCGGCATGA
- a CDS encoding HAD family hydrolase encodes MPLLLLDLDNTLLDRAGPFRAWGERFLDGIGAPPGDIDWLLSIDADGLTDRWDVADAIRERYDLRIPSIDLVEELHDGVVAFTRLDPLVACTLQIADGAGWIPVIVSNGVVRQQEPKIRRTGLDRYVADWVISEEAGVSKPNPRIFALAAQRVRMPLRGAWVVGDGPEADIGGAAAVGLPSVWLHRGRTWSDNRFAPTRTADGLIAAVATVLAG; translated from the coding sequence GTGCCACTGCTCCTGCTGGACCTGGACAACACCCTGCTCGACCGGGCCGGGCCGTTCCGTGCCTGGGGGGAGCGTTTCCTCGACGGGATCGGCGCGCCACCCGGGGACATCGATTGGCTGCTCTCCATCGACGCGGACGGGCTGACCGACCGCTGGGATGTCGCAGACGCCATTCGGGAGCGCTACGACCTGCGGATCCCCTCGATCGACCTGGTCGAGGAGCTGCACGACGGGGTGGTGGCGTTCACGCGGCTGGACCCACTGGTCGCCTGCACGCTCCAGATCGCCGACGGTGCCGGCTGGATCCCCGTGATCGTCAGCAACGGGGTGGTCCGTCAGCAGGAACCCAAGATCCGCCGCACCGGGCTGGACCGCTACGTGGCCGACTGGGTGATCTCGGAGGAGGCGGGCGTCAGCAAGCCCAACCCCCGGATCTTCGCGCTCGCCGCCCAGCGGGTGCGGATGCCCCTGCGGGGCGCGTGGGTGGTGGGCGACGGTCCGGAGGCGGACATCGGCGGGGCGGCGGCGGTCGGGCTGCCCAGCGTCTGGCTGCACCGGGGGCGGACCTGGTCGGACAACCGGTTCGCGCCGACGCGCACCGCGGACGGGCTGATCGCCGCGGTCGCCACCGTCCTCGCCGGCTGA
- a CDS encoding DUF692 domain-containing protein, whose amino-acid sequence MTGPAGVGIGWRPEIAGFVAELPGLRFVEVVAEALTPAGPLPPGLARLRERDVTVVPHGVRLSLGGAEPVEPERVTHLAGVAERVGAPLVSEHIAFVRAGGLEAGHLLPLPRSRAAVDAVCANVARVQAELPVPIALEPIAALFDWPDDELDEAAFLTEILERTGALLLLDIANVHANARNRGTDPLALLDRLPLERVAYVHVAGGAEHAGFYHDTHTDPVPPAVLDLVGELCARRRPPALLLERDGDYPPATMLRAELDALAAASGFPVVT is encoded by the coding sequence ATGACCGGCCCGGCCGGCGTCGGCATCGGCTGGCGTCCGGAGATCGCCGGGTTCGTCGCCGAGCTGCCCGGCCTGCGCTTCGTGGAGGTCGTGGCGGAGGCGCTCACCCCGGCCGGTCCGCTGCCCCCGGGGCTGGCGCGGCTGCGCGAGCGGGACGTGACGGTCGTACCGCACGGGGTGCGGCTCTCCCTCGGCGGCGCCGAGCCGGTCGAGCCGGAACGGGTGACCCACCTGGCCGGGGTCGCCGAACGGGTGGGGGCGCCGCTGGTCAGCGAGCACATCGCCTTCGTCCGGGCCGGCGGGCTGGAGGCGGGTCACCTGCTGCCACTGCCGCGCAGCCGGGCGGCCGTGGACGCGGTCTGCGCCAACGTGGCGCGGGTCCAGGCCGAGCTGCCGGTGCCGATCGCGTTGGAGCCGATCGCCGCGCTCTTCGACTGGCCCGACGACGAGTTGGACGAGGCGGCGTTCCTCACCGAGATCCTGGAGCGCACCGGAGCACTGCTGCTGCTCGACATCGCCAACGTCCACGCCAACGCCCGAAACCGGGGCACCGACCCGCTCGCGCTGCTGGACCGGTTGCCGCTGGAGCGGGTCGCGTACGTCCACGTGGCCGGGGGCGCCGAGCACGCCGGCTTCTACCACGACACGCACACCGACCCCGTACCGCCGGCGGTGCTGGACCTGGTCGGCGAGCTCTGCGCCCGGCGCCGCCCGCCGGCGCTGCTGCTCGAACGAGACGGCGACTACCCGCCGGCGACGATGCTCCGCGCCGAGTTGGACGCGCTCGCCGCCGCGTCGGGGTTCCCGGTGGTGACGTGA
- a CDS encoding SDR family oxidoreductase gives MDLGLTDRVYVLTGASRGLGYATAECLVADGARVVLSARDGDAVAAAAKNLGGPERAVGVTADLADPATPELLVNTAREHFGRLDGALVSVGGPPPGSAATISDEQWRLSFETVFLGSVRMLRTVAAALTDGGAIGLVLSTSARGPVPGLGISNGLRPGLVGVAKDVADEYGARGVRVVGLLPGRILTDRNRELFAATGDPERARAEAEGSIPLGRLGDPAEFGRVAAFALSPAASYLTGLTIPVDGGALRGL, from the coding sequence ATGGATCTCGGACTGACCGATCGGGTGTACGTGCTGACCGGCGCGTCCCGTGGCCTCGGCTACGCGACGGCAGAGTGCCTGGTGGCCGACGGGGCGCGGGTGGTGCTCTCCGCGCGCGACGGGGACGCGGTCGCCGCCGCCGCGAAGAACCTCGGCGGGCCGGAGCGGGCTGTCGGAGTGACCGCCGACCTGGCCGACCCGGCGACCCCGGAGCTGCTCGTCAACACCGCCCGGGAACACTTCGGCCGGCTCGACGGCGCGCTCGTCTCGGTCGGCGGTCCGCCGCCCGGCAGCGCCGCCACGATCAGCGACGAGCAGTGGCGACTGTCGTTCGAGACGGTCTTCCTCGGCAGCGTACGCATGCTGCGTACGGTCGCCGCCGCCCTGACCGACGGCGGCGCGATCGGCCTGGTGTTGTCCACGTCGGCCCGGGGGCCGGTGCCCGGGCTCGGCATCTCCAACGGGCTGCGGCCCGGCCTGGTCGGGGTGGCCAAGGACGTCGCCGACGAGTACGGCGCCCGTGGCGTACGCGTCGTCGGCCTCCTGCCGGGCCGGATCCTCACCGACCGCAACCGCGAGCTGTTCGCCGCGACCGGCGACCCCGAGCGGGCCCGCGCCGAGGCCGAGGGAAGCATCCCGCTGGGCCGGCTCGGCGACCCCGCCGAGTTCGGCCGGGTGGCCGCGTTCGCCCTCTCCCCCGCCGCGAGCTACCTCACCGGGCTGACCATTCCGGTCGACGGCGGCGCGCTGCGCGGCCTGTGA
- a CDS encoding TetR/AcrR family transcriptional regulator encodes MPRVSQDQLDARRQEILAASRACFARHGYEGATVRRLEEATGLSRGAIFHHFRDKDSLFLAVAEDDAAAMVETVARNGLVQVMRDLLAGALSPDTTGWLGTQLEVSRRLRTDPAFAKRWAERSAAVAEATRERLVRQREAGVLREDVPIAVLAQFLELAYDGLVLHLAMGRPAGDLGPVLDLVEEAVRRR; translated from the coding sequence GTGCCCAGAGTAAGCCAGGACCAGCTCGACGCGCGGCGCCAGGAGATCCTCGCCGCCTCGCGGGCGTGTTTCGCCCGGCACGGCTACGAGGGTGCCACCGTGCGCCGGCTCGAGGAGGCCACCGGACTGTCCCGGGGGGCCATCTTCCACCACTTCCGCGACAAGGACTCGCTCTTCCTCGCCGTCGCGGAGGACGACGCGGCGGCGATGGTGGAGACCGTCGCCCGCAATGGTCTGGTCCAGGTGATGCGCGACCTGTTGGCCGGGGCGCTCTCCCCCGACACGACGGGGTGGCTGGGCACCCAGCTGGAGGTCTCCCGCCGGTTGCGTACCGACCCGGCCTTCGCCAAGCGGTGGGCCGAGCGGTCCGCCGCCGTCGCCGAGGCGACCCGGGAACGGCTGGTCCGGCAGCGCGAGGCCGGTGTGCTGCGCGAGGACGTCCCCATCGCCGTCCTCGCGCAGTTCCTCGAACTCGCCTACGACGGCCTGGTGCTCCACCTGGCGATGGGCCGGCCCGCCGGGGACCTCGGCCCGGTGCTCGACCTCGTCGAGGAGGCCGTCCGGCGCCGCTGA